Below is a genomic region from Rosa chinensis cultivar Old Blush chromosome 5, RchiOBHm-V2, whole genome shotgun sequence.
ttaTCATTTCAAGATTCTTCATCCTTCACCTCCGACATGGGGAAGGCTCAAGATCTGCAACTCCACATCATAGGTAAGTCCAGAAATATGAACAAACGTTTTGTAGGTCTGATTATTCTATATGGTTTTTCTATATCAGAAAGGAAAAGACTTAGggttgtgtttttcttttaagttAGCAACTTTCTACCAGTAGGGTTCTAGAATTTGGAGGAACCTGAAAAGGGACTTAAAAAAGAAGTACAATCATCAACATTGAATCATCTTCCCCTTGTATTATGTTTAAAATGACGATCTTATATATAAACTAATCTTAGATAAAGCTGCACCTGTTTGTAATCCAAATATGTCTCTCATACCAGTTCAAGAAGCTGAACCAGCAATTTCTCAGCCCAGAAATTTTAAGTGGTGGCTCCGTATCAGCGTCTACACACTCTTTGTTCTCTTTGGCCAGTCAGCAGCTATACTCTTGGGACGACTGTACTACAACAAAGGTGGAAAAAGCATATGGATGGCAACCCTAGTGCAATTTGTAGGGTTTCCAATCCTAATTCCTTACCAATGTCTCTCATCATCCAAAAAAATCACTACAGAAAGCAGTGTGAACCTGCCATCTTCATCAGTTCTTGCATTGATCTATCTCTCTTTTGGTGTGCTACTAGCATCAGATAGCATGCTGTATTCCATTGGACTCTTGTACCTTCCAGTTTCGACATTTTCACTCATTTGTGCAtctcagttggtcttcaatgctttcttctccttcttcctcaaTTCACAAAAGTTCACACCTTATATTGTCAATTCCCTAGTCCTTCTCACCATCTCCTCCATGTTACTTGTGTTTCATGCCAACTCCATGAATATCGCTGGAGTTTCCAAAGAGAAGTACATAATCGGAATCACGTGCACCATTGGCGCATCTGCTGGCTATGGTTTGATGTTTTCCCTTACGCAGGTAGCCTTCCAGAAAGTTCTAAAATCAAATGCATTTAGTGCTGTGTTAGAAATGATAATCTTTGAATCTATAGTTGCAACCTGTGCTACCCTAGTTGGACTTTTCGTCAGCAAAGAGATGAAGGGTTTAAAGAGAGAGATTGAGGAGTTTGAGCTGGGGAGGCTATTCTACTTGGTGACTTTGGTTTGCACAGCTGCAGCATGGCAAGCTTTCAATATTGGTGCAATAGGACTGATTTTTGAGGTTTCTTCCTTGTTCTCGAATGTTATATGTGTTTCGGGCTTGCCATTTATTCCAATTCTCGCAGTAATATTCTTCAATGATCATATGGATGGAATAAAGGTTATTGCAACAGTGTTGGCAATCTGGGGATTTGCTTCATATCTCTATCAGCATTATCTCGACAATTCGAACTCCAACCCTGAAACTAAACCTGTAACAGAAATTTCAATGATTCCTTTACTGAAAGAGACCAACTGCTGAGTGAATGAATAGAGAAAAGGGAGAACAACCAGCTTTCTGTGAAGTTTAACTCCAAATAGTGTTCATCAAATTCAAAGAagtatataaaattataatttcagcATTTCTTTTCTCCTACCTTATACGATTTGAACGGTCTGGGAATTTTCACTGAAATTAATCCGTTACAATTGAATGTCACCAGTGCCTAGTGTTAACAAATCAAAATGGCATCACTTTGAAAAATGAATCAGTATTGCACAAAGAACTTTACAGCAGTTGAATAGTTCTGACCCAATCCTCGTGGGTGGTATAACAGAAGTTTCGTCAGTATGAAGTTTAGGAGCTGTGAACTACATTTGAAGTAGAATAACTTAAAGTAGGTAAAAACTTGAGGGATGTAAGACCATATTGGAGGTTAGAAACTACCGAAGTGACTACATGAGACAGCCAACATAGTGAGCTCGGGGATATTTCTTCTGTAGCTGTGGCCATTGGACAAAGAACTGATCAGCTATGCGTAACTTGTGAAGAAGCAAGCCACTTAGGGAAAGCCTCTGAACTCTTGCTATACTCTCAACATAAAACACAGATGACCATCTAATCCCCACAACCTGCATgatatcaaccaagaatcaaaacTCTGAATTGATCACATGCACAGAACTGcccagagaaagaaaaagagaatctAAAAGATGCGCACAAACCTTAAATAAGAATGCAATAACACAAAGTGGAACACAAGTCCCAGGCCCGTTGCATAGAATCTGCAATTCCAATTGATAATAAAACAGTTGATTTAGGACAATGTTCAAATGCAAAGAAATATAAATGAgtagagaaaaaaagaacattACCACTTGAGGTCTGATTCTTAGCATTAGCCAAAGTGCATGAACCATAGCTATCAAAGTAGTCAACACAGAGGTTATATACGATTGCCCCACTTCCCTACTTCGATAGATCTGCATGAACTGTGAGCgtgaagtttccattttgtccTCAGTCTCTTCTAGCAACTGAGCTTTCTGGAGACTCATATTGTCAGTAGCAGCGGCAACGTAGAACCTGGGGGAAAATCTGTCCTTTTGCAGCACGGATAACAGGTTGAGCATCTCTGCAGTGTGACCCCCTGAGCCTAATATAATGAGTGTACTAAGGGGTGATGCTAAGCCTGCAGAGCCTCTGGTTTTGAGGGGTTTGCCGGATTGGTAAAAAACATAGAGCAGACGAAACAAGATCAACATCACACTTATGATTACCACAGTAATTGTGAAGTTGCAGGCCATGTTTGGAAATCAAGGGGAGAGGGACTGAAGCAGGCAGAGTTTGGAGCCAGAAATTTCCAATAGAAAACAGGGGGCCAAGCAATCAATCAGTTAATGAAGATAGATCAAGTAAATCTTTAATACTTTAACCATTACCTAATGTAAAATACAAAATCATGcgaaaaagaaaatgcaaacCCTTCATGATTAAGCAACAAATATAAACCAGTATACCCCATACGCATAATAGATGCAAGGAATAAACcagagagaataaaaaaaaatcattcaatTATATATCTAAAGGTAAGAAAAGTACTTAGCTaaataacaaagaaagaaaaatcagTATGCGAAATCTACCAACAATACAACACCAAAAACAAATACGATTCCGATCATACCCTACTTTAACTAACACTAAAGAATTGAAAGATACCAACTCTAGTATCAGCCTTCTCATTTCAATGCAAGGAAAGTGATTTTTATTTTCCTAGGTAGTGCCTATGTCAGTCAATTGTCTTAATGGAAAAATTTTCTATTGAGAACTACCGTGCTTTGTTCAATAGAAACCAAGTTCTAGAGCTGGGGCACATATCCATGCTCACGAAGTCGAGCTGTCAAGGAGTCCAATTCAGCATAAATAAAGTTGGCTTTAGGATGGGCCCTATCACCATTGATAAAAGCATGCACACCATCCTTCAACTCAGTCCAGCTACAGCCTGGTGCCTTCTTGATATTATGTTGCCTCATTGTATGTCTAATTTCTGATACCTCTTCATATTGACCAATGTCTACAAAAATATTGGATGTTAACACATAATTACCAGAGTGCCCTGGGTCAAGTTCCATTAGCTTCTGTGCAGCAACTTTTGCAATATCCGAATTTCTATGGAGTCGACATGCTGCTAACAATGCCCTCCACACCACAGGATTGGCCTGAATAGGCATGTTTTGCACCAATTCAAATGCCTCCTCCACATGTCCAGCTCGACCAAGCATGTCAACCACACAGGTATAGTGCTCAATGGTTGGAATTACACCATATTTTGACTTCATTTGTCTCAATAATTCACGCCCTTCACTCACTAACCCTGCATGGCTGCATGCAGACAAAACCCCAACAAATGTGACCTCATCAACCTCAATCCGTGCCTCACACATGCGAGAAAACATATCTAATGCCTCATTAGCATTGCCGTGCATGCCATAACCCATGATCATGATGTTCCATGACGCTACGTCCTTATTTTTCGTCTTATCAAAAACCATATAAGCATTTCTCATGCTCCCACATTTTGTGTACATGTCCATGATCGCATTGGTCATTTGCACATCATTAACATCTTCCTTATTCACATCCTTCCCAATCTCATTTTTAATCATATACCCATGGATTTCTCTACCATACATCAACGCTGCTAGATGAGAGCAGGCTGGAACAACTATCGTGATGGTCACCAGATCAGGTAGAACCCCAGCACCTAACATTCTATACAAAAGCTTGAGAGTTTCATCATGATAACCACACTGTTCATGCACTGCTATAATTGAGTTCCAAGAATATATATCCTTGTCAATCATCATCTCAAAAATATCTAACGCATCTTCTGTAAACTTGCAT
It encodes:
- the LOC112201727 gene encoding purine permease 21-like, producing the protein MGKAQDLQLHIIVQEAEPAISQPRNFKWWLRISVYTLFVLFGQSAAILLGRLYYNKGGKSIWMATLVQFVGFPILIPYQCLSSSKKITTESSVNLPSSSVLALIYLSFGVLLASDSMLYSIGLLYLPVSTFSLICASQLVFNAFFSFFLNSQKFTPYIVNSLVLLTISSMLLVFHANSMNIAGVSKEKYIIGITCTIGASAGYGLMFSLTQVAFQKVLKSNAFSAVLEMIIFESIVATCATLVGLFVSKEMKGLKREIEEFELGRLFYLVTLVCTAAAWQAFNIGAIGLIFEVSSLFSNVICVSGLPFIPILAVIFFNDHMDGIKVIATVLAIWGFASYLYQHYLDNSNSNPETKPVTEISMIPLLKETNC
- the LOC112201728 gene encoding UDP-N-acetylglucosamine transferase subunit ALG14; the protein is MACNFTITVVIISVMLILFRLLYVFYQSGKPLKTRGSAGLASPLSTLIILGSGGHTAEMLNLLSVLQKDRFSPRFYVAAATDNMSLQKAQLLEETEDKMETSRSQFMQIYRSREVGQSYITSVLTTLIAMVHALWLMLRIRPQVILCNGPGTCVPLCVIAFLFKVVGIRWSSVFYVESIARVQRLSLSGLLLHKLRIADQFFVQWPQLQKKYPRAHYVGCLM
- the LOC112201723 gene encoding pentatricopeptide repeat-containing protein At3g14730, translating into MNRTTNFLKKPSFSLCFSYPFSHSAPQPVHSVYDLSTCIASLQACARYKSLRKGKQLHAYMLTNGFLCSPQSITSLINVYSKCNQMGDAVSTFYYKFHDHNVFAYNAVIAGFTANGLARNGFEFYKRMRLAGVVPDKFTFPCAIRACCGVVEVLKVHALVVKLGLELDVYVGSALVNTYLKFVLVEEAQKVFEELPSRDVVLWNAMVNGFAQIGRFDEALVVFRMMGEEGVVPSRFTVTGVLSIFAMTGDFDNGRAVHGFALKMGYDSHFEVSNALIDMYGKCKFTEDALDIFEMMIDKDIYSWNSIIAVHEQCGYHDETLKLLYRMLGAGVLPDLVTITIVVPACSHLAALMYGREIHGYMIKNEIGKDVNKEDVNDVQMTNAIMDMYTKCGSMRNAYMVFDKTKNKDVASWNIMIMGYGMHGNANEALDMFSRMCEARIEVDEVTFVGVLSACSHAGLVSEGRELLRQMKSKYGVIPTIEHYTCVVDMLGRAGHVEEAFELVQNMPIQANPVVWRALLAACRLHRNSDIAKVAAQKLMELDPGHSGNYVLTSNIFVDIGQYEEVSEIRHTMRQHNIKKAPGCSWTELKDGVHAFINGDRAHPKANFIYAELDSLTARLREHGYVPQL